The Aspergillus flavus chromosome 6, complete sequence nucleotide sequence ACAAGATAGACTGGGTCACCTTGGATATATCACTGCCCAGCTCCCTGAGAGCTCCATTACAACCCCCGCCGAAAGTTCTATGCAGTGTGAAAAGCTCTTGCATGAACGTCGGCTGAACCAGAAGTCGACAAGACGTTTACTCCACTCTAGTGTACAATTCTAGGCCAAAGGGGCCTGGGAACTGTGTAGATCCTTGGAGCTGAAGTGGCGCAGCAATACTGTAGAGGACATCGTCCACATCAGCTAGCCAGTATCCACTGCCGAGTCTGGTTTTAGGAGATTGACCGTGGAGCCATTGTCACGTATCATTGAATAGAatgtgctttcttttttctaatttGAGGAAAGAGCAAGGAAACTATATGCAGTAGTATACATTTAAGCTTTGACGAAAGGCTCTATTTCTTCTACCGACCAAGAGATGATGAAAAAGCATTGGTGATCATATCAGATGGATTGCTTGAAGCGTTTATGAATTTACTTATCTAACATTATGTCTTTCAATCTAATTGATGGTTCATTCTCCGAAGTGGATGCAGGAAAACTGGGGGTCAACAGCCTTTTGTTTCCGTTGAAGCGCAAGAAAAATAAGCTGCAGAGTGTCTCACAGTGTTATTCAACGTGAGCGAATTACTGTTTGAGTGAAGATCTCCTTCGCTGAACGCTCAGTAAGTTCTACCGTCCACTGAGCAGGAATACATTTTGGTTGTAAATTCTGGGCGTTGATGTACGACACTTACGGAAAAACCATGCGCAGTCTTGACTCCCAGAGAAGTGGTTTACGGTGGTGAAAAACATTCTTTACGAATAAACCCATCATCATATTAAACAGGCGCACAGAAAAGCGGGCGgaaggaaaagtaaaagaaagagacaatAAACTGAGAGCAAAAAATTAAACTCGAAAAAGAATGTGCTTCCAACGAGAATCGAACTCGTGCTTGCGGATTGCAGACCCTTTAGATAGGAGCTGTCATATTGCTATGAGACCGCCGTCCTAACCACTAGACTATGGAAACTTGCTTGTTAGTcggtatttttttttggtcttaTATCCCATGCTTGTTGGCTCAGCAGTTTTGTAGAGCCCGGTAATTATCAGACGATCTATGCGATTGCCATACCCGTACTTGGTGAATCAACATTCCACAGAAGATACTAGAGACTTTCGGATTCTAGTTCTCTGTTTTTTTTGGTGCATTTCTTCAATTCACCGGTATTATATTTAGGTATATACCTTGTACCAGGGTTTATCCCTTGCTTTGACCGTCCCTTACAGGGTGGAGATTGCCATGGTTGAGAGTTACTAGGTCATTGGGTGGAGAGTGGTTCGGTTCAGGTACCCGAATTTATTGTAGCGTATTTCATTAAATGAGATTCATAACTTGGCTAATCATATGCTGCAGAGCTTGGTACATATTCGTAAACATAGAATTCGACTTCGTCACTGATCCTCCATAGAAGCCCACTTCTCAAAGCAATGTTGCCAGTATATAATGAAAGGCCGGATTCAGGACAGAATGTAACTAAAATCAACATTTCACATAGAAGCTCTTGATCTGCGTCTCACTTCCTCCCCATCTCGGCACCCGACAGGTTGGCCTAATACTCTTTCCAAAGACACTGACCGTCCGGTTGCCAGAACAATGGTTATCGTTGAAGAGATGCACCCTACAATGGGAATCCGTGATTTTGTCTGGGATGTAGGACAATGCTCCGCCGTTGAGAATTGCGTCGCGACAAGATGTACTTTTAGTTCCGGAGAAGAGCGTTATTTCTCCCGTGCAGTGGTCATTTTGGTATACGGAGAACTCCCAGGTTGCGTTACGGATGGCGTGATGCTGGTGTTGAATGGAGGGGAGGGCGTACGCTGtgccgaggaggaggagaggggcGCTGACGAGGATTTGCATGATGTTGGCTGTGTGTGTAGATGAATGCTCTTCGCTCTCTCGGTGGTTTCGATTGGGGAATGAAATCGGATTCGTTCACCTAGAAGTCCTGATATCGGGTAAGCGCCGCAGCCTGCAGTAGTTGGTACGAAACAGATCACAGCGGATCtgaacagaaacaaaaattCTTTGACTAGTTTGTAAAGTTTACTTTGGATTTCACTATTTAATACTCTCTGTGGAGGCCTCAATCGGCAAGGGGCATCATAAGGTCTCCAAATATAGTCCACTTACCCAAAACTCACATCATCCAGTCTGCATATGCCAGGGTTTCAACGATGAATTCCATGGGTCAATATTTCCCCGTCCAGGAAAGGTGCATATGCACTATCCCTTTGGCCTCATTTCCTGTATTGAGTGGCGAGTGTAGATCATTGCGCGTGTCTCAAATCTCGATGAAGTTCATATATCCGCCTGGAGAAAGTCGAAAGTTGGATCAAGAGTTGGGTCAAGAGTTGGTTCCTCTATCCCCGGTCCTAGATCCAGTGCCCCAGCCGAACCGAGGCTGTGGTAATCAAGGACTTCGGAGTATCTGTAAGTTCTTAGTTAGGTGCACACTTTGCAGACCCAATAGCAACGCACATCATAAGTTTCCATGTATCTATAGGAAGATCGGCATCATTGAACGACCAGTCGAATTTCTCTAGCGCTGCAGGCTCGTCGTCGGGATCATGGTAAGGGGCGAGATAGGGGTGTTGCAAAGCGGTCTCAGCTGTTAGTCTCTTGTCTGGATCAAACAAGAGCAGCTGCTCGAGGAGACTGATGACTGTCATAACAAATGAGTGCCTTTGGTAGTGGGTTTATTCAAGTTGAGGGGTTATTACCATCGTTATCAAATTCATGGAACACAGCCCTCAGTGGGCGTGGCTCTTGATTCGGTAGTGAATTGACAACCCGCTGAGTCTAGAAGGCCCTTCAAGTAAGCGTCTAATGCGGCCTATTGTAATATGTGGAAACACTCACATTTCCACTAGTTATTTTCTGAACCACCTCTGGAGGCGGGTTTCCGAGCACTTCTGTGATCAGGAAGAACTGGTGAATGTGGTCCTTCCCTGGGAACAACGGCTTCCCTCGAAGCATTTCGGCGAGAATACAGCCCGCGCTCCAGATATCTACCATTTTACCGTATCTCTGCCATGTCAACATGATCTCTGGGGCTCGGTAATACCTCGTCGAGACATAACCAGTCATCTGAGGTTCTTGTACTCGAGCTAGACCGAAGTCGCAGATCTTTAAGTCACAGTTTTCATTGACCAGGAGATTGCTTGGTTTCAGATCACGGTGTATGACGCCAGCAGAGTGGATATATTTCAGTCCGCGCTGTAGAAGGTTAGAAATGCTCTTTCGGCTCGTCACCTATACGAGAAGTAATACCAGTATCTGGTACATGAAGTATTGAGCAAACTTATTGTCGAGGGGCCTTGCCCTTAAGAGTCGACCGAGATCAGTCCCCAGGAGTTCCGTTACCAGGTATCTAGCAAAGCCTGGCATCAGTACGCTGTGAGAGATATTGCCACCACGGTAAAAGCTATGTATAAGTAGAATTCTGCCATACGTACATGTCCTCTAGTGGAGAGATAAAGATATCGCACAGGCCAATAAGCTACCTCATGTTAGCGTTGCAGGCGTATCTGCGGGTGAGCAGGACTGAGGGGTCCAAACATTCTCATGGCGCAACTGTTTCAGAAGTTTGACCTCTCTGTACGTCCGCTTGGCAATGGAAGCGTTGGCAAAGGggttcatcatcttcttaACAGCGACATGTTGTTGGGTTATTTGGTCATATGCGGAACTGAGGCCCCTTTTGTTAGCCTGCAAAATCAGAGGCCAAGGTCGCTATGGACCCAATATCCAGGATAGGTGTAGTATATACCACACAAGTCCAAACGCACCCAAACCGACCGGTTGCACATTTGCGTATCTGATGGGATGTTATTCTACACCGTTACGAAGTATCTCACCCATGAAAAACAGTACCTGCTGGTGGTTTCGAACGTAGTACCCAAGATTTCTGCACGAATGAATTCCATGCTGTCGTCCAGGATCGACGTGGCAGCAGTGGCAGgtttctaaaaaaaaaaggtaaaaaacaaataaaataaaaaaggcccagaacaaaaaaggaGAATAGCAAAGGTTGATTGAAGACGTCAGCCCTGCCTTTTTTCCACAATGACGAGGGATAGATTCAGTCGAGACTTTCGGGCTCGTTGTAGCGTGAAATGGAGACCACAGTAAGGTTACCAAATGGGGAATTCCAAAAGCCTACCTTGTCCGCCACTTGTTCCTTGTGGGTTGACGGAGTGAGACGCGCGAAGGGGAGAACTGCCGTTATCCATCCGTAGTCCTTGAGGGCTCATGTCACCCAGGAACTGCTCGTCCTGATTGGCGGGATGAGATGCCACCAGCAGGATGCCCCCGAATCAAGGCACCCAGCGGATTTTCGGTGCAACATTTCTCAAGTATCCACTCCCCTTATATCCACACTCGAACCAGGTGAATGGAGCCCCTATATTTGGGTAGTCCATAGTCCTCGTTAACCGCTGGCGTGCCAATGCCATCCTGGGAGTCGTGACACATTCCTCCCGCTGCCAGCTCACTATGCAACCTAGAGTCTCATCTGCTATCAACTCAGATCAGGCTGCGCTGCTACATCCACGGGGCaatagaacaaagaaaaagcatcACTTGAGTCCCATTGAAGTGAAGCCTGCCACTCATCTAGTCCCTACTCGACGCTTATTGCCACTGGATGCACGGCTTACACGATTCCCCAATCACAACCTGTTGCAAATCTTCCCTCTACAACAATTGACTGAACACAAGGAACACTGCTTTCACACTATTTCTTCAATTCAACTGACAATCCAATCTCAAATATGGTTTCCGGGGTCCGGAATTATGTTCCGAAGTTTTGTCTCACAGCCTTAGGACAATGTTTCCAAGACAGTTCATTCGCGTGGATTCCACTTGACAGTTACGAGTCTTACAGATTGATATCCAAACGCCTTCTCGCCTCATATCATCCTCGCCAAGTTCACCATGACAGTCTGACACCTCACTTCTCGGCCAAACTCGTCCCGACATGAATCTAGAAACCATCAACCGACTGACATAGAAGCAGACCTCGCTCCTCAATCACACATACCGAGCATCACAGATCGAAAACTTGACTGTATGCTTCACGAGAACCCCTCCATGCTCTTCTCAATGGCCAGACACACTCTTTGTTCATAGGAAGCGCCCTCAAGTGGCGATGGAGTCCACAGCCACCGCGGACAGAGCGTCCCTATAACAAACCGAGAGAAGTGTCCTTTCCTTTGGCCACACAGAACATATCACATACAGGCCAGTTCTCACCACTACCTTCTCTCCAGGGTTCTTTTATTCGCCATAGTTCCTATACCCCCAAACGCCTGCCATTACCCCAGCGCTCGTCTCCCGGATCTACTACGCAGAAAAAAACCGTGAAAAAACAGCCCAGAACACCGCAAGAGCCGACAAAAGCCGTTCTCAACGAAAGAACAGCATTGCATGTGAAAACACACCCTACGCCACCCAGCTCGCTTCCAAGCGAATTAACGTGAGCTTCCGCAAGCCCTAGTTATCCGGTGGCTATTCGGCCATTTCACGGTAGTTACTCGGTAGCTGTCAAGAGTTCGTCTTCGGAACCATAGTTCCAGAGACCCTTCTTCGAAATCTAGAAGAGCCCACTATTGCTTACGGAGCTTAACACCACCTAGTCCGTAGCTGGCACAGCTCCAGGCGGAGGTttgcctttctcttctccaggACGGGACCGGATGCCGAGGTACTGTGCACGCAGAGTGGTGATACACAGTATTGTGCACGTCACCGTGGAAAAAGATGAGCAATGCCTCGCCATTGGTGGAGCCTCAATATAGTCCGACACTGTGGCGCATTTCGGTTCTGTTTTTGCCAATTTTGAGGCCTACAGTGGGACGCTACACGAACACTGGTGAGTGGCACGTATCAAATCATTGTGGAAAACGTCATTGCGGTGGTATTTATCATCACGATTCTCCATAATTTTGAGAGAAAAATTGCTCAAGGGGGAAGTGGTAGACGAACACGCATCTACTGGTCCACCCAATTTATTAGCAACGTTAATACTGTATAGGTGGTAGGCACTAGTGGTAGGGTTGCGAAGCTCAGGTACATTGTGGCAAAGGTATCATCACCGCCTCACCAGCTACCAATCACATTCTCTGTAGAATGTGGCAGAATTTAGGTGGGAATAAGATGTATGACTAATACAGGCAGCCAATCATTGTCAATCTTACCATGTAGATATCGAGAGTGATGAAGGTGGTGCAATTATCTTTGTCTTATGCTCCAAAAGCGGCAACCTGCGTCGTTGATCGACGTGATTCAGGAGCCATGTCGTCATAAGACGGAGTTTTATGTCTGGCAGCGATATTATGTATGCATGCTACTAGAGCCATCACATGGGTCAAAAGCACAGCCTTCTAGAAGAGCGGACTTCTGCAGAAGACGTCAAACCTGATGAGctagagaagagaacaagTCGGCTCTCGCCTTATCGATAGCTATTCAGGAACAAGCCTACCAGACTGGCTTGACAGCTGTCTCAGCCTCGATCATTAAGGACGTTAAAGATTGCAACAAGGGCACGATTTGTTTCTGGCGTAGATTTCTACGGTGTAAAAGGAATGGATATATACAGTCTAATAACCATGCAATGACAATTCATTCAGTCGATCATCGATGATACAATACATTATTCACTGcgttttcttcgtcgtcgaagCAGTAGATGTGGGCGCAGAGTAGAGCCACACAATGACGAAGGCCAGGAAACCGCCGATAACGGACCAGAGGCCAGCGATCCAGACCCATCCTCCGCTGATCTTCCAGCTGCGAGGATATTCGTTGTGAGCATAATGGCGGACAGTCACCTCGTGCTTCTCCTCAATGTTGGTGAGGAAGGGACGCTTGTAGTTGACA carries:
- a CDS encoding mitogen-activated protein kinase mpkC, whose product is MEFIRAEILGTTFETTSRYANVQPVGLGAFGLVCSAYDQITQQHVAVKKMMNPFANASIAKRTYREVKLLKQLRHENLIGLCDIFISPLEDIYLVTELLGTDLGRLLRARPLDNKFAQYFMYQILRGLKYIHSAGVIHRDLKPSNLLVNENCDLKICDFGLARVQEPQMTGYVSTRYYRAPEIMLTWQRYGKMVDIWSAGCILAEMLRGKPLFPGKDHIHQFFLITEVLGNPPPEVVQKITSGNTQRVVNSLPNQEPRPLRAVFHEFDNDVISLLEQLLLFDPDKRLTAETALQHPYLAPYHDPDDEPAALEKFDWSFNDADLPIDTWKLMIYSEVLDYHSLGSAGALDLGPGIEEPTLDPTLDPTFDFLQADI
- a CDS encoding uncharacterized protein (expressed protein), with amino-acid sequence MQILVSAPLLLLGTAYALPSIQHQHHAIRNATWEFSVYQNDHCTGEITLFSGTKSTSCRDAILNGGALSYIPDKITDSHCRVHLFNDNHCSGNRTVSVFGKSIRPTCRVPRWGGSETQIKSFYVKC